The following coding sequences are from one Ornithorhynchus anatinus isolate Pmale09 chromosome 11, mOrnAna1.pri.v4, whole genome shotgun sequence window:
- the ZSCAN10 gene encoding zinc finger and SCAN domain-containing protein 10 yields MAAEPSQAIPPAPEAPAPPREQEEFLIVKLEEDAAWGQDLILRGNHLRAPETSRRFFRQFRYREALGPRGALSRLRELCRQWLRPEVRTKEQILELLVLEQFLTILPGDIQAWVQEQHPKSGEEAVTLVENLQREPGRGKPLVPGLGIGQEVLSKGLVLPGPVQPPSSLPQEPAQPVEKGLQNRPRAPQEHLNYWHPKRDRLLENVPPVPWLPAHPWKGSSKEQELEAALLPAKFQGSLSLVDSVVNGDSQLKNSRPTPSSGVGKNVQDGEKFQREGLEVVEPSETAEGNSERGVSLSSEKEEVCESECSQERQGGDAPAESGEEPPPGKNESGELSNIEVLQKSPKEEQPLICSDCGKSFDKMSSLREHWKTHTGKRPYQCQCCGKSFSRNSVLKLHLRTHTGEKPYECPQCGEHFRQSCHLTKHQQLHVLERTFRCADCGQGFRRRANLVRHLLAHTGEKPRKCEDCGDNRQAPDRPRPPQGNPKLKPHRCNECGKAFWRHEHLLTHQRVHTGERPFRCPDCGKSFSQSSQLASHRRSHTGEKPYVCADCGKCFVRRAGLARHLMIHIGEKPFECTQCGKSFSQSQDLVRHQRSHTGEKPCRCSECGERFSQNAHLTRHRRIHTGEKPHQCTTCGNRFRNSSNLVRHQRIHTGERPYRCDQCGKRFCRNAHLLRHIRTHLGKASRHDNDCLEDLSRRGTPTTENPQQCLKCGKNFSRNCNLLRHQAIHTGERPFACTECGRSFNRNSHLRRHLRTHSREVLY; encoded by the exons ATGGCTGCAGAGCCAAGCCAGGCTATCCCTCCTGCCCCTGAGGCCCCCGCTCCACCACGGGAGCAAGAGGAGTTCCTGATAGTGAAGCTGGAGGAGGACGCTGCCTGGGGACAGGATTTGATCCTGAGAGGAAATCACCTCAGAGCCCCCGAGACCTCCCGGAGGTTCTTCAGGCAGTTCCGATACAGGGAAGCtctggggccccggggggccctcAGCCGACTGCGAGAACTCTGCCGGCAATGGCTGAGGCCAGAGGTGCGCACCAAGGAGCAGATCCTGGAGCTGCTGGTGCTGGAGCAGTTCCTGACCATCCTGCCTGGGGACATCCAGGCCTGGGTGCAGGAGCAGCATCCCAAGAGTGGCGAAGAGGCAGTGACTCTGGTGGAGAATTTGCAGAGAGAGCCTGGGAGAGGGAAACCACTG GTCCCAGGTCTGGGGATCGGGCAGGAAGTTCTCTCCAAGGGGTTGGTGCTGCCAGGACCAGTGCAGCCGCCATCCAGCCTCCCTCAGGAGCCAGCCCAGCCTGTGGAGAAGGGTCTCCAGAACCGTCCCCGAGCACCCCAGGAGCATCTAAACTACTGGCATCCCAAAAGGGATCGCCTTCTAGAGAATG TTCCTCCTGTTCCCTGGCTTCCTGCCCATCCCTGGAAAGGGAGCTCCAAAGAGCAGGAGCTGGAAGCTGCACTTCTTCCAGCCAAGTTTCAG GGTTCTCTGTCACTCGTGGACTCCGTTGTGAATGGAGACTCTCAGCTCAAGAATTCCAGACCCACACCTTCTTCTG gaGTGGGGAAGAATGTTCAAGATGGGGAGAAGTTTCAACGAGAAGGCCTGGAGGTGGTAGAACCTTCTGAAACTGCCGAGGGAAACTCTGAAAGAGGCGTTTCACTGAGCTCTGAAAAGGAAGAAGTCTGTGAAAGCGAATGCAGTCAAGAAAGGCAAGGGGGGGATGCCCCTGCGGAGAGTGGGGAGGAACCTCCTCCGGGAAAGAATGAATCCGGGGAACTGAGTAACATTGAAGTCCTCCAGAAATCCCCCAAGGAAGAACAGCCCCTCATCTGTTCCGACTGTGGGAAAAGCTTCGACAAGATGTCGAGCTTGAGGGAGCACTGGAAAACCCACACGGGCAAGAGGCCCTACCAGTGCCAGTGCTGCGGCAAAAGCTTCAGTCGAAACTCTGTCCTGAAGCTACACCTGCGAACCCACACGGGGGAGAAGCCCTACGAGTGCCCCCAGTGCGGCGAGCACTTCCGGCAGAGCTGCCACCTGACCAAGCACCAGCAACTGCACGTCCTGGAGAGGACCTTCCGCTGTGCTGACTGCGGGCAGGGTTTCCGGCGTCGGGCCAACCTGGTGCGTCACCTGTTGGCCCACACGGGTGAGAAGCCGCGCAAGTGCGAGGACTGCGGGGACAACCGCCAGGCCCCGGACCGCCCTAGACCCCCGCAGGGCAACCCCAAGCTGAAGCCCCACCGCTGCAACGAGTGCGGCAAGGCCTTCTGGCGCCACGAACACCTGCTCACGCACCAGCGGGTGCACACGGGTGAGAGGCCGTTCCGCTGCCCCGACTGTGGGAAGAGCTTCAGCCAGAGCTCTCAGCTGGCCAGCCACCGGCGCTCCCACACGGGGGAGAAGCCCTACGTCTGCGCCGACTGCGGCAAATGCTTCGTCCGTCGAGCCGGCCTCGCCCGTCACCTGATGATCCATATAGGGGAGAAGCCCTTTGAGTGCACCCAGTGCGGAAAGAGCTTCAGCCAGAGCCAAGACCTCGTCCGGCACCAGCGGAGCCATACGGGCGAGAAGCCCTGCCGATGCAGCGAATGTGGGGAGCGCTTCAGCCAGAACGCGCACCTGACCCGGCACCGCCGCATCCACACCGGAGAGAAGCCCCACCAGTGCACCACCTGCGGAAACCGGTTCAGGAACAGCTCCAATCTGGTGCGGCACCAGAGGATACACACAGGCGAGCGGCCCTACCGGTGCGATCAGTGTGGGAAGAGGTTCTGCCGCAACGCCCACCTGCTGCGTCACATCCGGACCCACCTGGGGAAGGCCAGCCGGCACGACAACGACTGTCTCGAGGACCTCTCTCGGCGAGGAACCCCCACCACAGAGAATCCCCAGCAGTGCCTGAAATGCGGGAAGAACTTCAGCCGGAATTGCAACTTGCTCCGACACCAGGCGATCCACACCGGAGAGCGACCTTTTGCGTGCACTGAGTGCGGGAGGAGCTTCAACCGGAACTCACACCTGCGGCGGCATCTGAGAACCCATTCCAGAGAGGTGCTGTATTAG